GACGAGGCAATTAAAGCCGGCAAGATGAAGGACATGATAATTCCTATAGATGTTGAACTGGAAGACGGGACAAAAATGGTAGCTGATAAGGATCAGCCGCCAAGAGCAGGCGCCACTATGGAAGGCATGGCAAGTCTTAAAACACCTTTTAAGGAAAACGGAAATGTTACGGCAGGCAATGCATCCGGATTAAATGACGGAGCAGCGGCATCTTTGCTTATGAGTGAAGAGAAAGCAAAAGCAATGGGTCTTAAGCCTAAAATGCGCTGGGTTGCAACTGCAGTTGCTGCCGTAGATCCAACAATAATGGGCACAGCGCCTGTTCCTGCAACTATTAAAGTTCTTGAAAAGGCCGGACTGACGATTGATGACATGGATATAATAGAAATGAACGAGGCATTTGCCGTTCAGGCCCTTTATTTTCTAGACCGTTTTAAAATGAAATGGGATGATCCGAGAGTCAATAAATGGGGTGGAGCAATCGCTTACGGCCATCCATTGGCATCATCAGGCCCTCGTCTTATTGCTTTTCTTTCCGGATTATTCAAGGAAAATCCGGGTGCTAAATATGGCTTGGCTACCATGTGCGTAGGACGCGGACAGGGCTATTCGGTTATATTTGAGAATTTACAGAGATAGACGCAAAAATTGTTATAGCGTTTAAATAAGAAAAGAACCCCTGTTTGCCAAAATAAATATGGCAAACAGGAGTTTTTTTTTGGGACAAACAAATATCATTTTTTTTCTATGAGCAAGATATCAATATATGTAAGCACAATTTCATCATTATGATTTTTAAGGCTTATTCTTTCTTTTACGATTTCGTGGTCGTATTTATTTTCTGAATCCCGTTTGTCAATGCATTGTTATTCACTATTCCATAGAATTATACAAATATGCTAAGCTCATTAAATTAAGGTTTAACAGGTAAAAACATGTTCAGAATACGAAAAATATCAAATCCATATCTGGATGTTAACATGAAGGCTATGGAAAAAGTTAAAAGCATTATCAGGGAACAGTTTTCCGGAATAAAGGAAGAAAAAATCAATGAGGTACATGAACAGCTCATAAATCCTCTGAAATATAAATACCAGACAACCCTGATAATTGCAGATGATTTAAATGAAAGCATTCGCGGATTTGCACTCCTGTTATATATGCCTGATCTGAAATTTTGTTTTCTTGATTTTCTAGCCGTACCTCAAGGTAAGGTTTCATCAGGAGTTGGAGGAGCACTATATGAAAGAATAAGGGAGGAAGCCGGATCAATAGGATCCATAGGAATTTTTTTTGAATGTCTGCCGGATGACCCAAAATTATACAAAGACCAGCAATACATACCGCAAAACAAAAAACGCCTTGCTTTTTATGAACGTTATGGCGCAATGCCTATTGCGAACACACTTTATGAAACGGTTGTAAATCCCGAAGATGACGGCCCTCCATACCTTGTATATGACGGGTTGGGGCTTAAAAAAGACATACCGAAAGATATCGCAAAAAAAGTTGTAAGAGCGATACTTGAGCGCAAATACGGCGATTATTGCAATGAAGAGTACGTTCGTAAGGTGCTTGAAAGCATAAAGGATGATCCTGTTAAACTTCGCCCCCCGAAATACCACAGGAAGGAAGATCCTTTAGCGGTAAAAGCCATTACACCCGAAAGAGACAAAATATTTCTGGTTATAAACGATAATCACAGCATACACCATATAAGAGAAAGAGGTTACGTAGAATCTCCTGTAAGAATAGCAAGTATTAAAAAAGAACTGGATAAAACCGGATACTTCAGATTAGGAAAAGCTCGGGAATTTCCTGAAAAATATATACTTGATGTGCATGATATAGGATATGTGAACTATTTTAAAAAAGTATGTAAAAATCTGTTGCCTGGAAAATCTGTATATCCATATGTTTTTCCAATCAGAAACAGTGCGAGACCGCCCAAGGAGTTATCTGTAAGAGCCGGCTATTATTGCATAGATACCTTTACTCCTCTTAACCGCAATGCCTTCTTTGCCGCGCGCTGGGGAGTCAATAGCACATTAACTGCCGCAAACGAAATGCTTAATGGATGTAAACGCGCCTATGTACTGACCAGGCCCCCCGGACATCATGCCGAAAGATTTGTATTCGGCGGGTTTTGTTATTTTAATAATTGTGCCATTGCAGCAAACTATTTAAGCAAGTTTGGAAAGATCGCAATTATAGATATTGATTATCATCATGGAAATGGGCAGCAACAGATATTTTATTCTAAAGCCAACGTAATGACCATTTCAATTCACGGCCACCCATCCTTTGCCTATCCTTATTTTTCGGGATTCAAGGAAGAAAAAGGAGAAGAAGAAGGCCTTGGTTTCAATATTAATTTCCCTCTTGCCGAAACCATATCA
The Pseudomonadota bacterium DNA segment above includes these coding regions:
- a CDS encoding thiolase family protein; amino-acid sequence: MAKELRDVVVVDAVRTAFGKSGEKGIFWKTRADDLVVPLLKALLERNPGVTPAMIEDSIWGITNQMKEQGGTLGRVATMLADLGQEIPGCSIDRMCAGGLTAIGFGLTYIAAGMADCLIAGGVEHMGHLPMGFMRDPHPRSLEVMGGPTSLNMGQTAENIHERFPEFTKEMADRYAVDCQRKADEAIKAGKMKDMIIPIDVELEDGTKMVADKDQPPRAGATMEGMASLKTPFKENGNVTAGNASGLNDGAAASLLMSEEKAKAMGLKPKMRWVATAVAAVDPTIMGTAPVPATIKVLEKAGLTIDDMDIIEMNEAFAVQALYFLDRFKMKWDDPRVNKWGGAIAYGHPLASSGPRLIAFLSGLFKENPGAKYGLATMCVGRGQGYSVIFENLQR
- a CDS encoding histone deacetylase family protein, translating into MFRIRKISNPYLDVNMKAMEKVKSIIREQFSGIKEEKINEVHEQLINPLKYKYQTTLIIADDLNESIRGFALLLYMPDLKFCFLDFLAVPQGKVSSGVGGALYERIREEAGSIGSIGIFFECLPDDPKLYKDQQYIPQNKKRLAFYERYGAMPIANTLYETVVNPEDDGPPYLVYDGLGLKKDIPKDIAKKVVRAILERKYGDYCNEEYVRKVLESIKDDPVKLRPPKYHRKEDPLAVKAITPERDKIFLVINDNHSIHHIRERGYVESPVRIASIKKELDKTGYFRLGKAREFPEKYILDVHDIGYVNYFKKVCKNLLPGKSVYPYVFPIRNSARPPKELSVRAGYYCIDTFTPLNRNAFFAARWGVNSTLTAANEMLNGCKRAYVLTRPPGHHAERFVFGGFCYFNNCAIAANYLSKFGKIAIIDIDYHHGNGQQQIFYSKANVMTISIHGHPSFAYPYFSGFKEEKGEEEGLGFNINFPLAETISYQEYKEVLIKALKSVSSYKPDYFIVSLGLDTAKGDPTGTWSFTFKDFEQTGHLIGAMKLPTLIIQEGGYKNQALGSNARAFFNGFFKAS